In Acinetobacter pittii, one genomic interval encodes:
- the aguA gene encoding agmatine deiminase: protein MEHTIKSPKQEGFVMPGEWAPQEAVWMIWPYRTDNWRANGRPAQQAFAQVAAAISQTTPVFMAVPKAEMTNAQQVMPENITLVEMESDDAWMRDTGPSIVKNNKGERIGIDWVFNAWGGEKGGLYFPWDQDQLIAKKVSKFHDIKTYSTPLILEGGAIHVDGEGTLLTTSECLLNENRNSHLTQAEIENVLKECLGVSTFIWLPLGVYNDETDGHVDNMCCFVRPGEVALHWTDDVNDPQYPRSLAALKVLENSRDALGRQLKVWKLPAPGPLYASEDETIDVEKGNAIERIEGNRLAGSYVNYLISNKQIIFPLLDERTDDQAKAILQQMYPDYLITGVEAREILLGGGNIHCITQQIPASVA, encoded by the coding sequence ATGGAACACACTATAAAATCACCTAAGCAAGAAGGTTTTGTTATGCCGGGTGAATGGGCACCTCAAGAGGCGGTCTGGATGATTTGGCCTTATCGTACAGATAATTGGCGTGCGAATGGTCGACCTGCTCAACAGGCATTTGCGCAGGTTGCCGCAGCGATTTCCCAAACAACTCCAGTATTTATGGCTGTACCCAAAGCGGAAATGACTAATGCTCAACAAGTTATGCCTGAAAATATTACTTTAGTAGAAATGGAAAGTGATGATGCTTGGATGAGAGACACAGGCCCAAGTATTGTAAAAAATAATAAGGGTGAACGAATCGGAATTGACTGGGTATTTAATGCATGGGGAGGGGAAAAGGGCGGTTTATATTTCCCGTGGGACCAAGACCAGCTCATTGCCAAAAAAGTTTCAAAGTTTCATGATATTAAAACTTATTCAACCCCTCTTATTTTAGAAGGTGGTGCAATTCATGTGGATGGTGAGGGAACATTACTAACCACATCAGAATGCTTGTTAAATGAAAATAGAAATTCACACTTAACTCAAGCTGAAATTGAAAACGTTTTAAAAGAATGTTTAGGCGTTTCAACATTTATTTGGTTGCCGCTTGGGGTATATAACGATGAAACAGATGGACATGTAGATAACATGTGCTGTTTTGTACGTCCTGGTGAGGTTGCTTTACATTGGACAGATGATGTTAATGATCCACAGTATCCGCGTTCTCTTGCTGCCTTAAAAGTATTAGAAAATAGTCGTGATGCTTTAGGGCGTCAGTTAAAAGTTTGGAAACTACCAGCCCCAGGCCCACTATATGCGAGTGAAGATGAAACGATTGATGTTGAAAAAGGAAATGCAATTGAACGAATCGAAGGTAATCGTCTAGCGGGTTCATATGTAAATTATCTCATTAGTAATAAACAGATTATTTTTCCATTACTAGATGAGCGTACAGACGATCAAGCAAAAGCAATATTGCAACAGATGTACCCAGACTATTTAATTACAGGTGTTGAAGCCCGTGAAATTTTATTAGGCGGGGGGAATATTCATTGTATTACCCAACAGATTCCAGCCTCTGTTGCTTAA
- a CDS encoding MarR family winged helix-turn-helix transcriptional regulator, with protein sequence MATDANVKQKMSQGLGLPQDSLYLMTEIVRYREKRLSTLLNQKGITLHEWRALRILYSFKGDVPMGELIAHSQTDRTALGRTINQLVQRGWVERFPAPDDKRALYLRVTSQSQETFEQVWKMVTEFDQQFQASLSESDHLIFKKILKNMMVNMDISEQGSQL encoded by the coding sequence ATGGCTACTGACGCGAACGTTAAACAAAAAATGAGTCAAGGGCTTGGTTTACCCCAAGACTCATTATATTTAATGACAGAAATTGTGCGTTATCGTGAGAAACGTTTGAGTACGTTATTAAATCAGAAGGGTATTACTTTACATGAGTGGCGTGCTCTACGTATTTTGTACAGTTTTAAAGGCGATGTTCCGATGGGTGAGTTAATTGCCCATTCGCAAACGGATAGAACAGCGTTAGGGCGAACAATAAATCAGCTTGTTCAACGTGGTTGGGTCGAGCGTTTTCCCGCGCCTGATGATAAACGTGCTTTATATTTAAGAGTGACGTCACAATCTCAAGAGACATTTGAGCAAGTATGGAAAATGGTAACTGAATTTGATCAACAATTTCAGGCGAGTCTTAGTGAAAGTGACCACTTAATTTTTAAGAAAATTTTAAAAAATATGATGGTGAATATGGATATTTCTGAACAAGGTTCGCAACTGTAA
- a CDS encoding APC family permease: protein MEGEKNRKGLTLWQVVVIGVAYMAPATVFDTFGIISQVTQGRVPLAYVMALFAMLLTAFSYARFSKQSPKSGSAYTYTTETCGKTAGFFVGWCSLIDYLLIPLVNVLLASFYLHALMPDVSYTVWVIIMVSIITLINSFHINILANFSSILITATIAMMMIFIILVVTGIGNSQGYSNLLTMRPLLNGNTEYLTLLTGISLVCFSYLGFDAVSTLAHESQDPTKTIPKAIMLTTLLGGAIFITVSWFVQLSFPSLDQFKNPNEALPEIALYVGGALFQSILLTVQIMNAFASGLASHASASRLLYIMGRDGVFHKKIFGSINSKLGTPLYSIFFVGLISLLAIFVDLAMVVSLVSFGALIAFTMVNFSVFMKFYVILKQRNGFKNIFLNLLLPLASGVVLLGLWIHLEKSALVFGGIWLLSGGLLLLYRKIKKQPASLNIATQELGK, encoded by the coding sequence ATGGAAGGCGAAAAAAATCGCAAAGGGCTGACCTTATGGCAAGTTGTTGTCATTGGGGTCGCTTATATGGCGCCAGCTACCGTATTTGATACTTTTGGAATTATCTCTCAGGTCACACAAGGTCGAGTACCACTAGCCTATGTAATGGCGCTATTTGCTATGTTGCTGACAGCTTTTAGCTATGCTCGATTTAGCAAACAGTCGCCAAAATCAGGTTCTGCCTATACCTATACCACAGAAACTTGCGGTAAAACGGCAGGCTTTTTTGTGGGATGGTGTTCATTAATTGATTATTTACTCATACCACTGGTAAATGTTTTATTAGCCTCTTTTTATTTACATGCCTTAATGCCAGACGTTTCATATACCGTTTGGGTCATCATTATGGTGAGTATAATTACCCTAATAAATAGCTTTCATATCAATATCTTGGCGAACTTTAGTTCAATATTAATTACTGCCACGATAGCAATGATGATGATATTTATTATTCTTGTGGTGACGGGCATAGGTAATTCACAAGGTTATAGCAATTTATTAACCATGCGCCCCCTTTTAAATGGAAATACAGAATACTTAACCTTACTCACGGGCATATCTTTAGTATGTTTTTCTTATTTAGGTTTTGATGCTGTTTCTACACTCGCACATGAAAGCCAAGATCCTACGAAAACCATACCCAAAGCAATTATGCTAACCACATTGTTGGGCGGGGCAATCTTTATCACCGTATCGTGGTTTGTACAGTTATCTTTTCCATCACTTGATCAGTTTAAAAATCCTAATGAAGCATTGCCAGAAATTGCACTCTATGTAGGTGGCGCGTTATTTCAATCTATTTTGTTAACAGTTCAGATTATGAATGCCTTTGCTTCTGGTCTAGCGTCCCATGCAAGTGCGTCAAGATTGCTATATATCATGGGTCGTGACGGTGTCTTTCATAAAAAAATATTTGGTTCAATAAACTCCAAATTAGGAACGCCTCTCTACTCTATCTTTTTCGTAGGCTTAATTTCATTACTCGCTATTTTTGTTGATTTAGCAATGGTGGTTAGCCTTGTCAGTTTTGGAGCTTTGATCGCTTTTACAATGGTGAATTTCTCTGTATTTATGAAATTTTACGTCATTCTTAAACAGCGTAATGGCTTTAAAAATATTTTTCTTAATTTACTTTTACCACTGGCTTCTGGAGTAGTCCTTTTAGGTTTATGGATACACCTAGAAAAATCAGCTCTTGTCTTTGGTGGTATATGGCTTCTATCAGGAGGTTTGTTATTGCTGTACAGGAAAATTAAAAAACAGCCTGCCTCGCTAAATATAGCGACTCAAGAATTAGGAAAATAA
- a CDS encoding aminotransferase — MNSKIAVNAEIQDIWQKDKDHVIHPWTDFTTFKDEGSLIMSKGENVYVYDAQGNKYLDGIGGLWCVNVGYGRKEIAEAVAEQIMQLPYFSPFGHQTTAPAARLAAKLAELAPGNLNHVFFGCGGSVANDTAVRLIHHYFHQIGKPSKKKLISRKDAYHGSTYISMTLTGIEADHIGFEIHNELVHHISCPNPYRKPASQSMEDFCNEKVQELEDTILKLGPDNVAAFFAEPIMGAGGVIVPPEGYHAKTLAVCKKYNVLYVSDEVVTAFGRLGHMFASEAVFGIVPDIITCAKGLSSGYLPLGATIISDEIYEAISKPHHNGGLLTHGFTYSGHPVSCVAALKNIEIIEKENICAHVQEMGVYFEEQLKTLSDLEIVGEVRGKKFMMCIENLRNKETKELFDGAVGVGKRIANHCQKLGLIVRPVGHMNVLSPPLILTKENVDFAVTTLRQAILNTIQELKAEGHL; from the coding sequence ATGAACTCTAAAATTGCTGTAAACGCTGAGATTCAAGATATTTGGCAAAAAGATAAAGATCATGTAATTCACCCTTGGACAGATTTTACGACTTTTAAAGACGAAGGGTCGTTGATCATGTCTAAAGGTGAAAATGTATATGTTTACGATGCCCAAGGTAATAAATATTTAGATGGCATTGGTGGTCTATGGTGCGTGAATGTTGGATATGGGCGTAAAGAAATTGCAGAGGCGGTTGCAGAACAGATCATGCAATTACCTTATTTTTCACCTTTTGGCCATCAAACAACTGCACCTGCAGCAAGATTGGCAGCTAAATTGGCAGAGCTCGCACCAGGAAATCTGAATCATGTATTTTTTGGCTGTGGTGGTTCTGTAGCAAACGATACAGCTGTACGTTTAATTCATCATTATTTTCATCAAATTGGTAAACCGAGCAAGAAAAAACTCATATCACGTAAAGATGCATACCATGGTAGTACCTATATCAGTATGACACTAACCGGAATTGAAGCCGATCATATTGGTTTTGAGATTCACAATGAGTTAGTTCATCATATTTCTTGCCCAAATCCTTACCGTAAGCCAGCTTCTCAATCAATGGAAGATTTCTGTAATGAGAAGGTTCAAGAACTAGAAGATACAATCTTGAAGCTTGGTCCAGATAATGTTGCGGCTTTCTTTGCAGAACCAATTATGGGAGCAGGCGGCGTCATTGTTCCACCAGAAGGATATCATGCTAAAACCCTAGCAGTTTGTAAGAAATACAATGTTTTATATGTTTCTGATGAAGTCGTAACAGCCTTTGGCCGATTAGGACATATGTTTGCATCTGAAGCTGTCTTTGGCATTGTGCCCGACATTATTACTTGTGCTAAGGGGTTGTCTTCAGGATATTTACCTTTAGGGGCAACAATTATTTCAGACGAAATTTATGAAGCTATTAGTAAACCACATCATAACGGCGGTTTATTAACGCATGGATTTACTTATTCTGGACATCCTGTTAGCTGTGTAGCTGCACTAAAAAATATTGAAATCATTGAAAAAGAAAATATTTGTGCGCATGTACAAGAAATGGGCGTCTATTTTGAAGAACAATTAAAAACTCTTTCTGATTTAGAAATAGTAGGCGAGGTACGCGGCAAAAAATTCATGATGTGTATTGAAAACCTACGTAATAAAGAAACGAAAGAGCTTTTTGATGGCGCCGTAGGAGTGGGTAAGCGTATTGCTAACCACTGTCAAAAACTTGGTCTTATTGTACGACCAGTTGGACATATGAATGTTTTATCTCCACCTTTAATTCTAACTAAAGAAAATGTCGATTTTGCTGTAACGACTTTAAGACAAGCAATTCTGAACACGATTCAGGAGCTTAAGGCTGAAGGCCATCTCTAA
- a CDS encoding aldehyde dehydrogenase family protein — protein MNNYINGKWKSTTGKSQVVIINPRTEEVLDSYITASVEDVDAAVMAAHQALTSWSNTEPDERASWLNKIADVLESSREVLIELSHANNGKSRNQAKVDVDNSIKCYRYYADLVKKFAFSKITDCEDGVELTHHQSPVGVVALITPWNFPLITSAWKIAPALAAGCCIVFKPSELVPLPEVEFTKLLDQINFPAGVFNLILGDAVAAQHLVAHKDVQKVSFTGSTEIGIQVMQEAANSVKRVTLELGGKSPILIMADADLDDAVEKAVSGMFYNCGQMCSATSRLLVHESIAESFYEKLKKSVESIIIGQEQVDDFTIGPITTKKQFNKVHEYLEIAQQEQLNSLVDLTKISLPEQGFFIKPHVFVDVPTTSRLWREEIFGPVLCCRTFKNEEEAIALANDSEFGLAATIMTGSVLQGKQIAKRLRSGHIWINSFQMIQPGSLWGGFKKSGLGRELGESGIRSYLEENVITI, from the coding sequence ATGAATAATTATATTAATGGAAAATGGAAATCCACTACTGGTAAATCACAAGTTGTAATTATTAATCCGCGTACTGAAGAGGTGCTGGACTCTTATATTACAGCGTCTGTAGAAGATGTAGATGCCGCAGTAATGGCCGCGCATCAGGCGCTCACTTCGTGGAGCAATACTGAACCCGACGAAAGAGCCAGCTGGTTAAATAAAATTGCAGATGTACTTGAATCTTCAAGAGAAGTTTTAATCGAACTTTCTCATGCGAATAATGGTAAATCACGTAATCAAGCTAAAGTTGATGTCGATAATAGTATTAAATGCTATCGCTACTATGCCGATCTGGTCAAAAAATTTGCTTTTAGCAAAATTACAGATTGTGAAGATGGAGTGGAATTAACACACCATCAAAGCCCTGTCGGCGTGGTTGCACTTATTACGCCTTGGAATTTTCCTTTAATCACGAGTGCATGGAAAATCGCACCCGCACTTGCAGCGGGTTGCTGTATCGTTTTTAAGCCGTCTGAACTTGTACCTCTTCCTGAAGTTGAATTTACGAAGCTGCTTGATCAAATTAATTTTCCAGCAGGAGTATTTAATTTGATATTAGGAGACGCCGTTGCTGCTCAACATTTAGTGGCTCATAAAGACGTGCAAAAAGTCTCATTTACAGGCAGTACTGAAATTGGCATACAAGTCATGCAAGAGGCTGCTAACTCTGTGAAGCGAGTGACTTTAGAGTTAGGCGGAAAATCTCCGATTTTAATTATGGCTGATGCAGATTTGGATGATGCTGTAGAGAAGGCAGTTTCTGGAATGTTTTATAACTGCGGACAAATGTGCTCAGCAACGTCACGGTTATTAGTACATGAATCTATAGCTGAGTCTTTCTATGAAAAACTAAAAAAGTCAGTTGAGTCAATCATTATCGGTCAAGAGCAGGTAGATGACTTTACTATTGGTCCTATTACGACAAAAAAACAATTTAATAAAGTTCATGAATATTTAGAGATTGCCCAACAAGAACAATTAAATTCGCTTGTTGATTTAACAAAAATTTCATTACCAGAACAGGGCTTCTTTATAAAACCCCATGTTTTTGTTGATGTTCCTACCACAAGTCGACTCTGGAGAGAGGAAATTTTTGGCCCGGTTTTATGCTGCCGAACATTTAAAAATGAAGAGGAAGCAATTGCTTTAGCAAATGATTCTGAGTTTGGTCTCGCTGCAACAATTATGACGGGTTCAGTTTTACAAGGTAAACAAATCGCGAAAAGGCTTCGTTCGGGACATATCTGGATTAATTCATTCCAGATGATTCAACCTGGTTCCTTATGGGGTGGCTTTAAAAAAAGCGGTCTTGGCCGTGAGCTCGGTGAGTCAGGTATACGAAGTTATCTTGAAGAAAATGTAATCACTATCTAA
- a CDS encoding TetR/AcrR family transcriptional regulator, protein MQNLKTSSKKLQVIHTAIRLFVTYGFHTTGVDLIIKEAEITKATFYNYFHSKERLIEVCIAFQKSLLKEEVLAIIYSSRYRTSKDKLKEIINLHVNFNSLYYLLLKAIFEIKQIYPQAYRMAIEYRKWLLRELFDLVFSLETHALKPDANMVLNLIDGLMFQILSSNSLDDRDMVVERFFWGK, encoded by the coding sequence ATGCAAAATTTAAAAACTTCTTCCAAAAAATTACAGGTTATTCATACTGCTATACGTTTATTTGTTACTTATGGTTTTCATACGACGGGTGTAGACCTAATTATTAAAGAAGCCGAAATAACCAAGGCGACTTTTTATAATTACTTTCACTCAAAAGAAAGGTTAATTGAAGTGTGCATCGCTTTTCAAAAAAGCCTGCTGAAAGAAGAAGTACTTGCCATTATTTACTCAAGTCGTTACCGCACTTCAAAGGACAAGCTCAAAGAAATTATAAACTTACATGTTAACTTTAATAGCCTGTATTACCTTTTGCTTAAAGCCATTTTTGAAATTAAGCAGATTTACCCGCAGGCCTACCGTATGGCAATTGAGTATAGAAAATGGCTGCTCCGAGAACTTTTTGATCTGGTTTTTAGTTTGGAAACTCATGCGCTAAAACCCGATGCCAACATGGTTTTAAACTTAATTGATGGTTTGATGTTTCAGATTTTAAGCTCCAACAGTTTGGATGATCGGGATATGGTAGTGGAGAGGTTTTTTTGGGGGAAATAA
- a CDS encoding UbiX family flavin prenyltransferase, translating into MKRIVICITGATGVVYGIRLLEKLAELNIETHLVMSKWAKVTIKQETDYSLKDLQKLATYIYSDADQSAPIASGSYRYDGVVIAPCSMKTLAGISSGYAENLITRTADVALKERRKLVLMVRETPLSIIHLENMLTVAKAGAIIFPAMPAFYHQPYTLDDVINQGVGRILDMFDIDDPSLKRWEGLDKKQNIEKGIES; encoded by the coding sequence ATGAAACGTATAGTAATTTGTATTACAGGCGCCACTGGAGTCGTTTACGGTATTAGGCTTTTAGAAAAGTTAGCTGAATTAAATATCGAAACTCATTTAGTGATGAGTAAATGGGCAAAAGTAACAATAAAACAAGAAACAGATTATTCATTAAAAGATCTGCAAAAGTTGGCAACTTATATTTATTCAGATGCAGATCAGTCGGCTCCAATAGCGAGTGGATCTTACCGTTATGATGGGGTCGTAATAGCCCCTTGTAGTATGAAAACTTTAGCAGGAATTAGTAGTGGTTATGCTGAGAACTTAATTACAAGAACAGCAGATGTCGCTTTAAAAGAGCGTCGTAAGCTCGTACTTATGGTTCGTGAAACTCCGCTTAGTATCATTCATCTTGAAAATATGCTGACTGTTGCAAAGGCGGGAGCAATTATTTTTCCTGCAATGCCAGCTTTTTATCATCAGCCTTATACCTTAGACGATGTCATTAATCAGGGCGTGGGCAGAATATTAGATATGTTTGATATTGATGATCCTTCATTAAAACGTTGGGAAGGGTTAGATAAAAAACAAAATATTGAAAAAGGAATTGAATCATGA
- a CDS encoding UbiD family decarboxylase, protein MNLLEAALDFRKFLEELALRKDLVEIHHEVSAHLEVAAITRRVYEEKLPAPLFCNIREGMAGAKILGAPAGMVATPGKEYSRLALHFGLPSDSTPKDIVNKIRAAVKADPVEPEYCTTGPVKENIWLGDEVDLAQFPVPLLHEKDGGRYFGTYGFHVVQSPDGKWNSWGIGRLMLVDRNRLTGPAISTQHIGIVREMWRQQGKPTPWAMVLGAPPAAVAVAGMPLPAGVSEPDYIGALLGKSIPLIKTETNNLWVPAHAEIILEGEISLTEKALEGPMGEYHGYQHHQGNEQPIFHVKAVTFRNNPILPICVAGTPPEENHTIWGTMISAQLLEITQKTGLPVDFVWCSYEAATCWAVISIDTAKLALMETNATDFVELIANVVFNSHPGYLIPKLILVSNDIDITNINEVVWALATRSHPKNDHFIFPNVREFPMVPYLSAEDKKKGCGGKAVINCLFPEQFKGQIRAETASFKYSYPQHIKDKVVEHWESYGY, encoded by the coding sequence ATGAACTTACTTGAAGCAGCATTAGATTTTCGAAAATTTTTAGAAGAATTAGCCCTACGCAAAGATCTTGTTGAAATTCACCATGAAGTATCTGCACATTTAGAAGTTGCTGCTATTACTCGTCGAGTGTATGAAGAAAAGTTACCAGCTCCGTTATTTTGTAATATTCGTGAAGGAATGGCAGGAGCAAAGATTTTAGGTGCGCCAGCCGGCATGGTTGCAACACCCGGTAAAGAATACTCCCGTCTTGCTTTACACTTTGGCTTACCTTCGGATAGCACTCCTAAAGATATTGTTAATAAAATTCGTGCCGCAGTGAAAGCGGATCCTGTAGAGCCTGAATATTGTACGACTGGACCAGTTAAAGAAAATATTTGGTTGGGTGATGAGGTTGACCTAGCACAGTTTCCAGTTCCTTTATTGCATGAAAAAGATGGCGGAAGATATTTTGGGACCTATGGTTTTCATGTTGTCCAATCACCAGATGGAAAGTGGAACAGTTGGGGCATTGGACGCTTAATGTTAGTTGACCGAAACCGCTTAACGGGTCCTGCAATTTCAACTCAGCATATTGGAATCGTCCGTGAAATGTGGCGGCAACAAGGTAAGCCAACGCCGTGGGCAATGGTTTTAGGTGCACCACCGGCTGCGGTCGCTGTCGCTGGAATGCCTTTACCAGCTGGCGTAAGTGAGCCGGACTATATTGGTGCTTTGCTAGGTAAAAGCATTCCTTTAATTAAAACAGAGACCAATAATCTTTGGGTGCCTGCTCATGCAGAAATCATTTTAGAAGGAGAAATAAGCCTTACAGAAAAAGCATTAGAAGGGCCAATGGGGGAATATCATGGCTACCAGCATCATCAAGGAAATGAACAACCTATCTTTCATGTTAAAGCCGTTACTTTCCGTAATAATCCGATATTACCCATTTGCGTGGCTGGAACACCGCCTGAAGAAAATCATACAATTTGGGGGACAATGATTTCGGCACAACTGCTGGAAATTACTCAGAAGACAGGTTTACCAGTCGACTTCGTATGGTGCTCATATGAGGCAGCGACATGTTGGGCTGTAATTTCAATAGATACTGCTAAATTGGCTTTAATGGAAACAAACGCTACCGATTTTGTAGAACTTATTGCTAATGTGGTTTTTAATTCACATCCGGGATATTTAATTCCTAAATTAATACTTGTAAGTAATGATATTGATATTACCAATATTAATGAGGTAGTTTGGGCACTTGCTACTCGATCTCATCCTAAAAATGATCATTTTATTTTCCCTAATGTGAGAGAATTTCCGATGGTTCCTTATCTATCGGCGGAAGATAAAAAGAAGGGATGTGGCGGCAAAGCAGTAATTAATTGTCTTTTCCCTGAACAATTCAAGGGACAAATCAGAGCCGAGACAGCTTCTTTTAAATATTCATATCCTCAACATATCAAAGATAAAGTTGTAGAGCATTGGGAGAGTTATGGCTACTGA